The region GAATTTGAAAAAATTCAAGACGTATCACAATTTCAGGGGTTATAAAAAATTTAGAGTGATTCCTATCGAGAAGCTTATCTGTAAGACTGTTGTCAATTGTGACGATAAAACTATAGGATATGAGGAGGAGCAGTTAGAACTAAGAGACGGAAGAATTGCTGTAAAAGAATTAAAGCTCGAGGTGAAACCCGTGTCAAATTGCGTAGATGAAGGGATCTCGATTTTCGTATGTGGGTATGAAGAAAAAAGGTGAACGCTTCTTTGGTTTTAGATTCATTTTAAGGACTAAATCTGTTTAAGTTATTGTAAGTTCTTGATCTTTATAAAAAAATATTATATGGTAAGAAATACTACCCTTGGAGGGGGATATGAAATTCAAAGACGAACTGGTGACTTATTGTTTAATTTTCATGCTTTTTGTAATCACGGGATGTGCATTTGCCTCAGGAGCTGCACTGGGAACTGCCGCCGGATTCACAGGGGGTTACCTTTTGAGGGATCATGGTTATGAGATCCGAGACCCGATCGCAAAACAATGACTTAAGTTAATTTTATGTTCTTTTGGTCAGCATAAGTGATATGCTTTTTTGGAATTTGTTTTTAAATGAAAATGACGAGGAAGGGAGAAAGATGAGAAAAAGATTAATTATACTTACCGTTTCAATATTCGCCGTTTCTGTATTTTTTACCGGCGCTTGGGCCGAAGATTGGATTTTTGTTACAAGTACGGGAAATGGGAAGTACGGATCGTACGTAGACATGGATAGCATATCAGAGAAGGGGAATTTAAGGTACTTCGATATGTATCATCATCTCAAGGGTAGCAAGTCGTATAAGGACTTTCCGATTGAGAGATTATATTCCAAAAGTTATGTTAATTGTGATGCGAGGACAATCGGATATATTGAAGTTACTTATGAATGGGTCAACAGAATGGAAAAGATTACCATGAACATCCCCGGGAGTAGCGAAGTTGCATCATCTATGCCGGTTAAACCCAATAGTGTGGATGAGGCTATCTTGGATTTTGTTTGCAATTACAAAAAAGAGGACTCAAATTAATATTATTATGGGTAATAATATTGTATTGTTGCTATCCTATAACATGAAAACAGCTTATACGAATCCGATTTAGTCGATATTTTAGACATTCAACTGTTTCGAGATTCTTGACAATTCACCCTTTGCACTTAACCTTATTTCGTGCTTTCTGATTATATACCAATTTTAATTATTTTGTTTCTATCGACACTTCTTGCTGCCGTACTTCTTGGTATTTCATATATTCTGGGACCAAGAAGACATGTGGGGCGAAAGCTCACCCCATAT is a window of Thermodesulfobacteriota bacterium DNA encoding:
- a CDS encoding surface-adhesin E family protein translates to MRKRLIILTVSIFAVSVFFTGAWAEDWIFVTSTGNGKYGSYVDMDSISEKGNLRYFDMYHHLKGSKSYKDFPIERLYSKSYVNCDARTIGYIEVTYEWVNRMEKITMNIPGSSEVASSMPVKPNSVDEAILDFVCNYKKEDSN